A region from the Drosophila ananassae strain 14024-0371.13 chromosome 2L, ASM1763931v2, whole genome shotgun sequence genome encodes:
- the LOC6505963 gene encoding sodium-independent sulfate anion transporter, translating into MNPSNDGGHTNNGFNGGSEVSLDIPTNTLYHTSRDCIVQEDQSSQETCLESTQSCCSNLWSNIFRKKTLYKRFPILVWLPQYKKDYIFGDIVAGISVALTVIPQALAYAGIAGLDLQYGLYACFLGCFIYIFIGSSKDVPIGPTAISALLSFQIAGGSWQMATLLTFLTGLIEILMGVFRLGFLIDFVSGPVGAGFTSAVSLIIFSSQMKDFLGIKTSGNTFLQVWISIVNDIHNISWPDFILGLICITLLLSLRALASFSLGPKEGKSTSQKLFTGIFWTIGTARNALLVCGTAGLGYWLSLSGKEDLVKTVGFVPKGMPSFQPPPFHIDPVLNETTGEILEDGQSFWDMVSTLGSGLIVVPLIALLETMAVVQAFADGKPTDATQELIASGVCNVANSFVQGLRSNGGVARGAILNASGVRTQLSNLYTSVIVIIALLYLTPCFYYIPKAALASIIIAAVIFMIQYRVIKPMWHSKKTDLIPGLGAFFACLVLPLQLGILVGIGINVVFILYQAARPKLRIETLATTSGLKYLMLTPDRCLIFPSMEFVRKVINKQGVKSTLPVVIDCTHIYGADFTAAKVISTMVMDFEQRHQPLIFYNLQPRVAQVFEGLNKDLVVIYDITTLHAKLAEKSPI; encoded by the exons atgaaTCCCAGCAACGATGGTGGTCACACCAACAATGGATTCAATGGCGGATCTGAGGTATCCTTGGATATTCCCACCAACACCTTGTATCACACTTCCCGGGACTGCATTGTCCAAGAGGATCAGAGTTCTCAGGAGACCTGCCTGGAGTCCACCCAAAGTTGCTGCTCGAATCTCTGGTCTAACATTTTCCGCAAGAAAACCTTGTACAAACGATTCCCCATTCTGGTCTGGCTGCCGCAGTACAAAAAGGATTACATTTTCGGAGATATAGTGGCGGGTATCTCGGTGGCCCTCACCGTGATCCCTCAGGCCTTGGCCTATGCTGGGATAGCAGGACTCGACCTCCAATATGGCCTGTACGCCTGTTTTTTGGGATGCTTCATATACATTTTCATCGGATCCAGCAAGGATGTGCCCATTGGACCCACAGCTATATCTGCTTTATTGTCCTTCCAAATCGCTGGAGGAAGTTGGCAAATGGCCACGTTGCTCACCTTCCTCACAGGACTCATAGAGATCCTTATGGGCGTTTTTCGACTGGGCTTCCTTATCGATTTCGTTTCGGGTCCTGTCGGAGCTGGCTTCACGAGTGCCGTGTCCTTGATCATATTCAGCTCACAGATGAAGGACTTTTTAGGCATCAAGACCAGTGGCAATACCTTCCTGCAAGTATGGATCAGCATTGTGAACGATATCCACAACATCAGCTGGCCAGACTTTATCCTAGGACTCATCTGCATCACACTCCTGCTAAGTCTGAGAGCTTTGGCCAGTTTCAGTTTGGGTCCCAAGGAGGGCAAGTCCACatcccaaaaattatttactgGAATTTTCTGGACCATTGGCACTGCCCGAAATGCGCTTTTGGTTTGTGGCACCGCAGGACTCGGATACTGGTTGTCCTTGAGCGGAAAGGAGGATCTCGTCAAGACAGTTGGCTTCGTGCCCAAGGGAATGCCCTCGTTTCAACCACCACCCTTCCATATCGATCCTGTTTTGAATGAAACTACTGGCGAGATCCTGGAGGATGGCCAGAGCTTCTGGGATATGGTCAGCACCCTGGGATCCGGATTAATTGTGGTTCCATTAATTGCTCTTCTGGAGACAATGGCTGTGGTGCAAGCATTCg CTGACGGCAAGCCTACGGATGCCACTCAGGAACTGATCGCCTCTGGAGTGTGCAATGTGGCCAACTCCTTCGTCCAGGGACTGCGCAGCAACGGAGGCGTGGCCAGGGGCGCTATCCTTAATGCCAGTGGCGTAAGGACTCAGTTGTCCAATTTGTACACCAGTGTGATCGTCATCATTGCCCTGCTCTACCTCACTCCCTGCTTCTATTATATCCCCAAAGCGGCACTCGCTTCCATCATTATTGCAGCTGTGATCTTCATGATCCAATACCGAGTTATCAAGCCCATGTGGCATAGCAAAA aaaccGATCTCATTCCCGGCCTAGGAGCCTTCTTCGCCTGCTTGGTCCTGCCATTGCAATTGGGTATCCTGGTGGGCATTGGCATTAATGTGGTCTTTATTCTATATCAGGCAGCCAGACCCAAGTTGCGGATCGAAACTCTGGCG ACAACAAGTGGCCTTAAGTACCTGATGCTTACCCCGGATCGTTGCCTGATCTTCCCCTCAATGGAGTTTGTGCGCAAGGTGATCAATAAACAGGGTGTGAAGTCCACTCTCCCTGTGGTCATCGATTGCACCCACATCTATGGAGCCGACTTCACCGCCGCCAAGGTTATTTCCACCATGGTGATGGACTTTGAGCAGCGCCATCAGCCGCTGATCTTCTACAATCTGCAGCCTCGGGTGGCGCAGGTCTTCGAAGGCCTGAACAAGGATCTGGTGGTGATATACGACATCACCACACTGCACGCCAAACTGGCGGAGAAGTCACCCATCTAG
- the LOC6505562 gene encoding sodium-independent sulfate anion transporter yields the protein MSTLENEVTFRKQAEVSQNLEAQFHSSFTDFILITDHRTSKSKSLEQLEASKDAEDDTSCCAKYAKNIFRMKTLKRRLPFLTWLPHYNTRDCIGDLIAGFTVGLTVIPQGLAYSGVVGLPPEYGLYGAFMGCFVYVLLGTCKDSTIGSTAVASLMTFQFAQGSWQRSVLLTFLTGIIEILMAIFKLGCLVEFVSGPVSAGFTSAVALIVSTSQMRSMLGVKSEGDSFLATWISMFKDIEHARVADTCLGFGCVFLLLAMRSLGKLKIGPKDEGRKSSFHKVFNHVIKFLSTSRNASVVILFTLIAMHLEAKGTNPFRLTGEIPKGMPSFSLPPFSIEAQPGNETAGIPPVPGQNFLQMVQSMGYGLIIVPLMALLETMSVCKAFAKGKQIDITQEMIACGVGNIGTSLFSGYRCNGGLARSAVNNASGCRTNMSNLYIGVIVVLALNFLTDYFAFIPKAVLAAIIISAVIFQVQYQVVTPMWRSKRSDLVPGILAFVTCLVLPLEIGIMVAIGVNLLFILYYAARPKVTLEQLETQQGTRFVKITPDRCLIFPSVEFVRNMVLKSGSKSTLPVVIDCTYIYAADYTAAKVISSLVDDFRRRHQKIIFFNLKPSVVSVFEGLNTKLVLCYNTHALNQELRSDDSDLNRSVDSLDRTESGNGTSECVSMASTLSLARS from the exons ATGTCCACGTTGGAGAACGAGGTCACCTTCCGCAAACAGGCGGAGGTGAGTCAGAACCTGGAGGCGCAGTTCCACAGCTCCTTCACGGACTTTATTCTGATCACCGATCATCGCACATCGAAGAGCAAGAGCCTAGAGCAGTTGGAGGCCTCCAAGGATGCGGAAGATGACACCTCCTGCTGTGCCAAGTATGCCAAAAATATATTCCGGATGAAGACTCTCAAGCGGCGACTCCCCTTCCTCACTTGGCTGCCTCATTACAATACCCGAGACTGTATCGGCGATCTTATAGCCGGATTCACCGTAGGACTTACAGTAATTCCCCAGGGCCTGGCTTACTCCGGCGTAGTCGGTTTACCACCAGAG TACGGTCTCTATGGAGCCTTCATGGGCTGTTTCGTTTACGTACTTTTGGGCACTTGCAAGGATAGCACCATTGGTAGCACCGCTGTGGCCTCGTTAATGACATTCCAGTTCGCCCAGGGCTCCTGGCAACGATCTGTGCTGCTGACCTTCCTGACGGGCATTATCGAAATTCTGATGGCCATCTTCAAGCTTGGCTGTCTGGTGGAGTTCGTTTCCGGCCCAGTCAGTGCAGGATTCACCAGTGCTGTGGCCCTGATTGTCTCCACCTCACAGATGCGATCGATGCTGGGCGTAAAGAGCGAAGGTGACTCCTTCCTAGCCACCTGGATCAGCATGTTCAAGGACATCGAACATGCGCGAGTGGCAGACACTTGCCTGGGCTTTGGATGTGTGTTCCTTCTGCTCGCCATGCGAAGTCTGGGCAAGCTGAAAATAGGACCCAAAGACGAGGGCAGAAAAAGTAGCTTCCATAAAGTCTTCAACCATGTGATCAAGTTCCTCTCCACCTCGCGAAATGCATCGGTAGTTATTCTCTTCACCCTCATCGCCATGCACCTGGAGGCTAAGGGAACGAATCCTTTCCGCCTCACTGGAGAGATCCCCAAAGGAATGCCGTCGTTTTCGCTGCCACCGTTTTCGATTGAAGCCCAGCCCGGAAATGAAACGGCAGGTATTCCTCCAGTGCCCGGGCAGAACTTCCTTCAAATGGTCCAGAGCATGGGCTATGGATTGATTATCGTGCCCCTGATGGCTCTGCTCGAGACCATGTCCGTGTGCAAGGCCTTTGCCAAGGGAAAACAGATCGACATTACCCAGGAAATGATCGCCTGCGGAGTGGGCAACATAGGCACTTCACTCTTCTCCGGATATCGATGCAATGGCGGACTGGCCCGATCGGCGGTGAATAATGCCAGTGGCTGTCGCACCAATATGTCCAATCTATATATCGGTGTGATTGTGGTTCTGGCCTTGAATTTCCTCACCGACTACTTCGCTTTTATTCCCAAAGCGGTGTTAGCGGCTATCATCATCTCAGCGGTTATCTTCCAGGTCCAGTACCAGGTCGTCACGCCCATGTGGCGCAGCAAAC GTTCCGATTTAGTACCTGGTATCCTGGCCTTTGTCACCTGTCTGGTTCTACCCCTAGAGATTGGCATCATGGTGGCCATCGGAGTCAACCTGCTCTTCATTCTGTACTATGCCGCCCGACCCAAGGTCACCCTGGAGCAACTGGAGACCCAGCAGGGCACCCGTTTCGTGAAGATCACCCCCGACCGTTGTCTGATTTTCCCCTCCGTGGAGTTCGTCCGGAACATGGTGCTCAAGTCCGGCAGCAAATCCACGCTGCCAGTGGTCATCGATTGCACCTACATCTACGCCGCAGACTATACTGCCGCCAAAGTAATCTCCTCCTTGGTGGATGACTTCCGGCGCCGGCACCAGAAGATCATATTCTTCAATCTGAAGCCCAGTGTTGTCAGCGTTTTTGAGGGCTTAAACACGAAACTGGTCCTGTGCTACAACACCCATGCTCTGAACCAGGAACTAAGGTCAGACGATTCCGACCTCAACAGATCCGTGGACTCCCTGGACCGGACAGAGTCTGGTAATGGAACCAGTGAATGTGTCAGCATGGCCAGTACCCTATCCCTGGCCAGGAGTTAG
- the LOC6505964 gene encoding 26S proteasome regulatory subunit 8 codes for MNIDIGVPGKDGSGPGFHSYFTQKISELQFIVMERQKDLLRLQAQRNELNSKVRLLREELQLLQEQGSYIGEVVKPMDKNKVLVKVHPEGKYVVDVDKSINIKDVTPSSRVALRNESYTLHKILPNKVDPLVSLMLVEKVPDSTYEMVGGLDKQIQEIKEVIELPVKHPELFDALGIAQPKGVLLYGPPGTGKTLLARAVAHHTECTFIRVSGSELVQKFIGEGSRMVRELFVMAREHAPSIIFMDEIDSIGSSRLETGTGDSEVQRTMLELLNQLDGFEATKNIKVIMATNRIDVLDQALLRPGRIDRKIEFPPPNEEARLDILKIHSRKMNLTRGINLRKIAELMPGASGAEVKGVCTEAGMYALRERRVHVTQEDFEMAVSKVMMKDSEKNMSMKKFWK; via the exons ATGAATATCGATATAGGTGTACCTGGCAAAGATGGGAGTGGACCTGGGTTTCATTCGTACTTCACACAAAAAATTTCCGAGTTGCAGTTTATAGTTATGGAACGTCAAAAGGATTTGCTGCGATTGCAGGCCCAGCGCAATGAACTGAACTCAAAGG TCCGCCTTTTAAGAGAAGAGCTGCAACTGCTCCAAGAACAGGGCAGCTACATTGGCGAGGTGGTGAAGCCGATGGACAAAAACAAGGTGCTGGTAAAGGTACATCCGGAGGGAAAATATGTGGTGGATGTGGACAAGTCCATTAATATCAAGGATGTGACGCCCAGCAGTCGAGTGGCCCTCAGAAATGAGAGCTACACTCTTCACAAGATTCTGCCCAATAAGGTGGATCCGTTGGTTTCCCTCATGTTGGTGGAGAAGGTTCCAGATTCCACTTACGAAATGGTCGGTGGTCTGGACAAGCAGATCCAGGAGATCAAGGAGGTTATAGAGTTGCCGGTCAAACACCCTGAGTTGTTCGATGCCCTGGGCATAGCTCAGCCAAAAGGGGTGCTCCTCTACGGTCCACCTGGCACTGGAAAAACGCTCTTGGCCCGAGCCGTTGCCCATCATACGGAGTGCACTTTCATCCGGGTTTCTGGATCGGAGTTGGTTCAGAAATTCATTGGCGAGGGATCGCGTATGGTGCGGGAGCTTTTTGTCATGGCAAGAGAACATGCTCCATCTATCATTTTCATGGACGAGATCGATTCCATTGGCTCTTCTCGCCTGGAAACGGGAACTGGAGACTCGGAGGTCCAGCGGACCATGCTGGAGCTTCTGAACCAATTGGATGGCTTTGAGGCAACGAAAAACATCAAAGTGATCATGGCCACTAATAGGATCGATGTCTTGGACCAGGCTCTGCTTCGACCCGGCCGCATCGATCGCAAGATTGAGTTCCCACCGCCCAACGAGGAGGCCCGGTTGGATATCTTGAAGATACACTCCCGCAAAATGAATCTAACGAGGGGCATCAATCTGCGCAAAATCGCCGAGCTTATGCCGGGGGCTTCCGGGGCGGAAGTTAAAGGAGTTTGCACCGAAGCCGGGATGTATGCTTTGAGGGAAAGACGAGTTCATGTCACCCAGGAGGACTTTGAGATGGCCGTGTCCAAAGTGATGATGAAGGACTCCGAGAAGAATATGTCGATGAAGAAATTCTGGAAGTAG